A single window of Phyllostomus discolor isolate MPI-MPIP mPhyDis1 chromosome 13, mPhyDis1.pri.v3, whole genome shotgun sequence DNA harbors:
- the LOC114509857 gene encoding platelet-derived growth factor receptor-like protein, which produces MDPRTLCFLSCCLLLCVISADFQERGRTPKAQKEKDTKAASPGAGKPSGAPDRRKPTSDRRQKSLQMKTPVEPAAPSPRAPSILTQVVGRGRFQQVADSLSLRAGESLELRCWGKVVHWRVPAYLEEEGEGRLRIRHFRQHRRLQLVNSTGADTGEYSCWACQDAACLDDQDRQGKTFIFFTDPEELFVPTENYYEMVQLRSHQPLLLPCQVTNPLAQVTLHREFPPEEVPVDGTDISFDVKKGFTIHRPQASLAGSLFCLASLGGIRQISTKYMLIYINYPSSPPKPTIQASAASVLLGENFSVTCTVLSEPEIAVDFRWEYPGQKLGRPPYVSERANVVRRKGQVQQEAESTLYVEEARAGDAGVYTCRATNLQGTGTATTRVHVTRSPRDSPVPS; this is translated from the exons ATGGACCCCAGGACCCTCTGCTTCCTGTCCTGTTGCCTGCTCCTCTGTGTCATTTCAG CTGACTTCCAGGAGCGTGGCAGGACTCCAAAGGCTCAGAAGGAGAAGGACACCAAAGCAGCCAGCCCTGGTGCGGGGAAGCCCTCAGGAGCCCCAGACAGGAGAAAACCCACATCAGACCGGAGACAGAAGTCCCTGCAGATGAAGACTCCTGTGGAGCCTGCAGCTCCCAGCCCACGGGCCCCCTCCATCCTGACCCAGGTGGTAGGGCGGGGGCGCTTCCAGCAGGTGGCGGACTCTCTGAGCCTGAGGGCTGGGGAGTCCCTGGAGCTGCGCTGCTGGGGAAAGGTGGTCCACTGGAGGGTGCCTGCGTACCTGGAAGAGGAGGGTGAGGGGCGCCTCAG AATCAGGCACTTCAGGCAGCACAGAAGGTTACAGCTGGTGAACTCCACAGGTGCAGACACAGGGGAATACAGCTGCTGGGCCTGCCAGGATGCCGCCTGCCTGGACGACCAGGACCGCCAGGGAAAgacctttattttcttcacag accCGGAAGAGCTCTTTGTCCCCACAGAGAATTATTATGAAATGGTACAGTTACGCAGCCATCAGCCACTCCTGCTTCCCTGCCAGGTGACCAACCCCCTGGCCCAGGTGACACTACATCGAGAGTTCCCCCCAGAGGAGGTCCCAGTGGATGGGACGGATATCTCCTTTGATGTGAAGAAGGGCTTCACCATCCACCGGCCCCAAGCTTCCTTGGCTGGCTCCCTCTTCTGCTTGGCCAGCCTGGGAGGCATACGGCAAATCTCTACCAAATACATGCTGATCTACATCAACT ACCCATCTTCGCCCCCCAAGCCCACCATCCAAGCTTCTGCAGCATCGGTCCTGCTGGGAGAGAACTTCAGCGTGACCTGCACGGTGCTGAGCGAGCCGGAGATCGCCGTGGACTTCCGCTGGGAGTACCCAGGGCAGAAG CTGGGCCGCCCCCCCTACGTCAGTGAGCGGGCCAACGTGGTACGCCGGAAGGGCCAGGTacagcaggaggcagagagcaCCCTGTATGTGGAAGAGGCCCGGGCGGGGGATGCTGGCGTCTACACCTGCCGGGCCACCAACCTTCAGGGCACTGGGACTGCCACCACCCGCGTCCATGTGACCCGAAGCCCTCGGGACTCCCCTGTCCCTTCCTAG